One genomic region from Anaerolineae bacterium encodes:
- a CDS encoding transcriptional regulator, with the protein MAIGTERAALLYKQMPVTRRRILHLFKENGELTADQLAKLLDISTVAVRRHLTRLERDNLVTYEEMRRGMGRPSFVYRLGEAASSYFPRGYDELAVTVLKTIEDLYGREAVDAVFRMRSEHLLEKYRQKVNGQSLPVRLEQLVKLREADGYMSTWKLNADGTYTLRETNCPIVHVAENCGSACDYDHALLTNLLKANVVRISHLASGDSACCYQVRPKPNSEQ; encoded by the coding sequence ATGGCAATAGGAACCGAAAGGGCGGCTCTATTATACAAACAAATGCCCGTTACGCGGCGGCGTATTTTGCACTTGTTCAAAGAAAACGGCGAGTTAACCGCCGACCAATTGGCCAAGCTGCTGGATATCAGCACGGTGGCGGTGCGTCGCCATTTGACCCGATTGGAACGTGATAATTTGGTAACTTATGAAGAGATGCGGCGCGGCATGGGGCGGCCCAGTTTTGTTTACCGGCTGGGCGAGGCAGCCTCCAGCTACTTTCCGCGCGGGTACGATGAGTTGGCCGTAACCGTGTTAAAAACCATTGAAGATTTGTACGGCCGGGAGGCCGTTGACGCCGTTTTCCGCATGCGGTCGGAGCACCTGCTGGAGAAATATCGGCAAAAGGTCAACGGCCAAAGCCTGCCGGTCAGGCTGGAGCAATTGGTGAAACTGCGTGAAGCCGATGGATATATGTCAACCTGGAAACTCAATGCGGACGGCACGTATACCCTGCGGGAGACCAATTGCCCCATTGTCCATGTGGCCGAGAACTGCGGCTCGGCTTGTGATTACGACCACGCCCTTTTAACCAATTTACTAAAGGCCAATGTTGTTCGCATCAGCCATCTGGCCAGCGGCGACAGCGCTTGCTGCTATCAGGTTCGGCCCAAACCCAACAGCGAGCAATAG